Genomic window (Actinomycetota bacterium):
TAAGAAATTCTTCTACAAGAATTGATTTATCATACCCAAATTTCTCTCTGATTTCTAAAATAGCATTAGCAAGTTCTTCTATGTTGTTTGAGACACTTCTTTGGGTTATCCCAAAGCTGGAATCACCGAAGTTGGGTTTAACAATAACAGGAAAGGCAAAAGAGAGCTCAAAAGCTATATCTTCTGCTTTTATAAAAAAGGCTTCAGGCACAGGAATTTTCATCTCTTTTGCAATTCCACGCACAAGTGATTTATCATAACAGAAAGCCAGACATTGAGGACCGGAACCGGTATAGGGGAGATTGAGCATTTCAAGCAAACCTGGTATGTGAAGCTCTTTTCTGGCATCATTGTAATGCCCCTCATCACACAAGTTAAAAATAATGTCAATTTTCCCCTTCAATTTTATCAAATCCTGGATTAGAGTATCATGATTATCAAGATACTGAAAATTGTAGGCCTCCAGTTCCCTTAATGCTGATTTTAACTGGTCTATAGTGTAAAAATCGTCATCATCAAAGATTGAGAAAGGCTTAAATGGATCTGGCTTGGTCGGATCTCCTAAGACTACTACAACATTCTTTACCTCTTCCTTTAGTCTCTTTTTAATAGGTGTCCATTCTTTTCTTACAACAGCAGTGAAAATCAAGTGCCTTTCCATCATGCCTAAATCCTGATTTCGTTGGGAATCTGCTGAAAATTCGCCATGAAAATTAATATCACTGAACCCAGCTGTTTTTAAAGGTTGAGGAAGGGATTCCTTTGAGTAAAGTCTTTCTGCGTAGAATTGATCTGCTATCACTCCTTTTTCCACATGAGTAATAACCTCCCTTGATATCAGACGCTGCTCATCATGAGAAAGGCTTCGTTCTCTACAAACAAAAAGCTTCTTGTCTATCCATTCCCAAGAGCGCGGTTGAAAACTTTCTTTTAAATATCCGCCATCAGCCACATCAATGAGAAGCATTCCCCAGGGTTTTAAAACTCTAAACACTTCCTTCAATACTCTTAGGTCATCCTCCATGGTCTCAAAATACCCAAAGCTATTCCCCAATATCATAACAACATCAAAGGTATCAGGTGGGTATGGGAGTTTTCGGGCATCACCCTCTCTGAATCGAATATCTAAACCTTCTTTTTCTGCCCGGGCTTTAGCCTTTTGAATTAAATAATGAGAACGATCCAATCCTTCAATACATTTAAACCCTCTTCTTACCAATTCCAGAGAATGCCTCCCTTGTCCACAACACAAATCCAAAATTTTATCTTCTTGAGAGAGTTTTAGAGTTGCCGAGAATAAATCAACTTCTTGACTTGTTATGTTTTTGTCTTCCACTACATCCCCATCTGTTTTCAGATATAAGGAACTAAAAATATACTTCCACCAATTCGGAGGAACATACTCCTCAAGATTTGACACAGGACCTAATACTCTTAGTTTTTTTCTCTTGCAACTACGCAAGTGTTTATTCTTGGATGTGTTTACATCCATAGTTTTTCTCCTCTTTAACTTAAAATAACTTTCTTTTTTGTTTCCATGAATGATGATTTTTTAGTCAATCCAAACTCTTTTTGCTTTATTCGTTCCTCTTGTTAGTAAGTATTTATAGCACAATTAAATCTTATAGTCAAGAGAAAGAAATATACTTTGAACAGGTGAAAATACAGTATATAAAATATAATTAATAATGACATTATATAAATGCTTAAATTAAAACATTTTTTAAAATAGCAAGGGGTAAACTTTCTTTCAATATTTGCGAAGGAGTCTATCTTTTTTTGATCTTTTCTTAAAGTTTTCTTTCTATTTTTTGTCTTTTCGCAATTATTTCTAAATTTGTTGATTTTTTTTAAATTTTCTGTTATGTTAATAAAGTTTACTTTTAGGTTAATTTTTTAGTAAAATAAGTAAAATATTTAAAATTTTAATAAATATTTTTGAATTTTATAATAGAGTTAAAATCCATTCTAAGAAAAGTTAATAATAATCAAAGTATAATAAATTAATTTTTAGATTCATTAATTTTAGAGTCTAAGGAGTAAGTATTAAATGTAAAAAGTGGAGGTAAAAGTTAATATGGAATCGCATATAGAATCGCATATATATGCAACATCTAAAATAGAATCGTATATATATGCAACATCTAAAATAACAATTTGTTTATTGTTACAATTTCTTATCCTTCTTTTTTGTCTAACCTTAACCCTCAGTTTAACCCAAAATAAAAACTCTTCATTTTCAAGTCAAATTATCCCCGATGAAATCTCCAGTTCAAAATATGATAATTTATTGTCTGTTGATAATTATAAAAATGTATCTATTAATAACTATCAAATATATAAAGAGGTAGACAGAATTGAGGGAAAAAATCACAATTTATATATAGAAGAATACAATTACTATG
Coding sequences:
- a CDS encoding methyltransferase domain-containing protein, whose protein sequence is MDVNTSKNKHLRSCKRKKLRVLGPVSNLEEYVPPNWWKYIFSSLYLKTDGDVVEDKNITSQEVDLFSATLKLSQEDKILDLCCGQGRHSLELVRRGFKCIEGLDRSHYLIQKAKARAEKEGLDIRFREGDARKLPYPPDTFDVVMILGNSFGYFETMEDDLRVLKEVFRVLKPWGMLLIDVADGGYLKESFQPRSWEWIDKKLFVCRERSLSHDEQRLISREVITHVEKGVIADQFYAERLYSKESLPQPLKTAGFSDINFHGEFSADSQRNQDLGMMERHLIFTAVVRKEWTPIKKRLKEEVKNVVVVLGDPTKPDPFKPFSIFDDDDFYTIDQLKSALRELEAYNFQYLDNHDTLIQDLIKLKGKIDIIFNLCDEGHYNDARKELHIPGLLEMLNLPYTGSGPQCLAFCYDKSLVRGIAKEMKIPVPEAFFIKAEDIAFELSFAFPVIVKPNFGDSSFGITQRSVSNNIEELANAILEIREKFGYDKSILVEEFLTGKDLSVGILGNPPESYKVLPIIEEDYSMLPDGLPRICGYEAKWLPESPYWNIKSIPAELTEDTKKIIIEWCLKLFERLEGRDYCRFDWRLDAKGNPRLLEVNPNPGWCWDGHFAKMAKFAKMSYVEMLGAILKVAEQRLGIHTINVERDSEHIGKAVSGNVRIVTP